Proteins co-encoded in one Astyanax mexicanus isolate ESR-SI-001 chromosome 1, AstMex3_surface, whole genome shotgun sequence genomic window:
- the stmn4 gene encoding stathmin-4, protein MTLTAYLEKLKELPLVSRFCICISTIPADQQVYKAEDAVDLNWCEIKDVEVIELNKRASGQAFEVILKPPSFDGLPELNTSMPHRKDPSLEEIQKKLEAAEERRKCQEAELLKHLAEKREHEREVIQKAFEENNNFIKNAKEKLEQKMEANKENREALLAAMLERLQEKDKHAEEVRKNKELKEEACR, encoded by the exons atGACTCTGACAG CCTACCTAGAAAAGCTGAAGGAGCTCCCTCTAGTGTCCCGCTTCTGCATCTGCATCAGCACCATTCCTGCAGACCAGCAAGTGTACAAGGCTGAAG ACGCTGTAGACCTCAACTGGTGTGAGATTAAAGATGTGGAGGTGATTGAGCTGAACAAGCGAGCCTCTGGTCAGGCGTTTGAGGTGATCCTAAAGCCTCCATCATTCGATGGTCTACCTGAGCTGAATACCTCCATGCCCCATCGCAAGGACCCCTCACTGGAGGAGATCCAGAAGAAGCTGGAGGCTGCTGAGGAAAGACGAAAG TGCCAGGAGGCAGAGCTGCTGAAGCACCTGGCGGAGAAAAGAGAGCACGAGAGGGAGGTCATCCAGAAGGCCTTTGAGGAGAACAACAACTTCATTAAGAATGCCAAGGAGAAGCTGGAGCAGAAAATGGAGGCCAACAAGGAGAATCGCGAGGCCTTGCTGGCAGCCATGCTGGAGAGGCTTCAGGAAAAg GACAAGCACGCTGAAGAAGTGAGGAAGAATAAGGAGCTGAAGGAAGAAGCTTGTCGGTAA